A single window of Acetohalobium arabaticum DSM 5501 DNA harbors:
- a CDS encoding TatD family hydrolase: protein MLVDTHAHIDFPRFDDDRDKVIKRAKENNLEYIINVGADEASSQRSVELAQHHDMIYAVVGVHPHEAKSVTEETYSRLKEWAAEDKVVAIGETGLDYHYDNSPRQVQQQVFRRHIRLAKEVDLPLVIHSREAEDQTMELLKEEEAEEVGGIIHCFPGDQKMANQALDLNFYIAVGGILTFNNSYQLQRVVKQIPLDRLLLETDAPYLTPEPNRGKRNEPAYIKYVADKLAQILPHSTEKIAAVTTENAKEAFSIA, encoded by the coding sequence ATGTTAGTTGATACACATGCACATATCGATTTTCCGCGGTTTGATGATGATAGAGATAAAGTAATCAAACGAGCTAAGGAGAATAATCTGGAGTATATTATCAATGTCGGTGCTGATGAAGCATCCAGTCAGCGCTCCGTTGAATTGGCCCAACATCATGATATGATCTATGCTGTTGTAGGAGTCCATCCTCATGAAGCTAAGAGTGTAACGGAAGAGACTTACAGCCGGCTTAAAGAATGGGCAGCTGAAGATAAAGTGGTAGCTATCGGGGAGACTGGGCTTGATTATCATTATGATAACTCTCCCCGACAGGTACAACAGCAGGTTTTTAGGCGCCATATCCGACTGGCTAAAGAAGTAGATCTACCATTGGTAATCCACAGCCGGGAAGCTGAAGATCAGACTATGGAACTTCTGAAAGAAGAAGAAGCTGAAGAAGTAGGAGGAATTATTCATTGCTTTCCTGGTGACCAAAAGATGGCAAACCAGGCTTTAGACCTTAACTTTTATATTGCTGTTGGTGGAATATTAACTTTTAATAATTCCTATCAACTCCAGCGGGTTGTAAAACAGATACCGCTGGATAGGCTGTTGCTTGAAACTGATGCACCGTATTTAACTCCTGAGCCTAACCGAGGGAAGAGAAATGAACCTGCTTATATAAAGTATGTAGCTGATAAATTAGCCCAGATTCTGCCCCATTCGACTGAAAAGATTGCTGCCGTGACTACCGAGAATGCAAAAGAGGCCTTCAGTATCGCCTAA
- a CDS encoding TatD family nuclease-associated radical SAM protein, with translation MDITYGLGDSLYLNLTNRCTNQCEFCVRQYKDGIAGYNLRLDKEPTVKEVIAEIENPEDYEEIVFCGYGEPLIRLEAVIEIADWLQKFDVAVRINTNGQANLIHQRNIVPELKGLIDTISISLNAKNAKKYKQLCNPEFGLDTFPAILDFIEECKGIIPNVVLSVVKYPTTSIYECRKIAENLGVEFKVRQYSQSDTKEDN, from the coding sequence ATGGATATTACCTATGGATTAGGGGATTCCCTTTACTTGAATTTAACTAATCGCTGTACTAACCAATGTGAATTCTGTGTAAGACAGTATAAAGATGGAATTGCAGGCTATAATCTACGTTTGGATAAAGAACCGACAGTTAAAGAAGTGATTGCTGAAATTGAGAATCCAGAGGATTATGAGGAGATAGTCTTCTGTGGTTATGGAGAGCCTTTGATTCGTTTAGAAGCAGTAATAGAAATAGCTGATTGGCTGCAGAAGTTTGATGTAGCAGTGAGAATAAATACTAATGGCCAAGCAAATTTGATCCACCAACGTAATATCGTTCCGGAGTTGAAAGGCTTAATTGATACTATTTCAATTAGCCTTAATGCTAAAAATGCTAAAAAGTATAAACAGTTATGTAATCCGGAGTTTGGACTTGATACCTTTCCGGCAATCTTAGATTTTATAGAAGAATGTAAAGGGATAATTCCTAATGTAGTCTTAAGTGTTGTTAAGTATCCTACTACTAGTATTTATGAGTGTAGAAAGATTGCTGAAAACCTTGGTGTTGAGTTTAAAGTTAGACAATACAGTCAGTCTGATACAAAAGAAGATAATTAA